Proteins from a genomic interval of Apium graveolens cultivar Ventura unplaced genomic scaffold, ASM990537v1 ctg7163, whole genome shotgun sequence:
- the LOC141703877 gene encoding secreted RxLR effector protein 161-like — MEDRRVAHFVYYLVQQMKDCIELKQSAYTKKILEKAGMQAFNPTKYPMDPKEHLTNDEGGKLVDPTEYKSLVGGLRYLVHTCPDMAYDVGIVSRLMEKPTVLHMNAIKRILRYVKGTINYGLVYSRDIRNNMLTGYSNSDFGGQTDDRKSTRGMVFYLNDNLITWVSQKQRYVALSSCEAEFMGGTTSACQGVWLRNLLSKLTGEDMGPVILYIDDKSAIDLARNLVFHGRSTTYRQTLPLYSRMC, encoded by the coding sequence ATGGAAGATAGAAGAGTAGCGCATTTTGTGTATTACCTGGTTCAACAAATGAAGGACTGTATAGAGCTAAAACAGTCAGCTTACACAAAGAAAATATTGGAGAAGGCTGGAATGCAAGCTTTTAACCCCACTAAATATCCTATGGATCCGAAGGAGCATTTGACTAACGACGAAGGCGGGAAACTGGTGGATCCAACAGAATACAAAAGCTTGGTTGGAGGACTTCGCTACCTTGTGCATACATGTCCCGACATGGCTTATGATGTGGGGATAGTCAGCCGTTTAATGGAAAAGCCCACAGTTCTTCATATGAATGCTATAAAGCGTATACTCAGGTACGTCAAGGGTACAATTAACTACGGCCTGGTTTATTCGAGGGATATTAGAAACAATATGCTTACAGGATACTCGAATAGCGATTTTGGAGGACAAACAGATGACAGGAAGAGTACAAGAGGAATGGTATTTTACTTAAATGATAACCTCATCACATGGGTCTCACAGAAACAAAGGTATGTGGCCTTGTCTTCGTGCGAGGCAGAGTTTATGGGAGGGACGACATCAGCTTGTCAAGGTGTTTGGCTGAGGAATCTGCTGAGCAAGCTAACAGGTGAAGATATGGGTCCAGTAATCTTGTACATTGATGATAAATCCGCCATCGATCTTGCAAGGAACCTAGTTTTTCATGGGCGTAGTACAACATATAGACAAACGCTACCATTATATTCGAGAATGTGTTGA